The following are from one region of the Nicotiana tabacum cultivar K326 chromosome 3, ASM71507v2, whole genome shotgun sequence genome:
- the LOC107829322 gene encoding uncharacterized protein LOC107829322 yields MDTPKQACWIVKKIFDTRQWFLEKHSRNELEQYQRNGKFNIKKLYIAIRPQFQKVWWKKITTGSKAIPKHRFILWLALHRKLTIVDRLRRWGTIVDNECVLCDINEEESMEYLWFGCRYAKTIWSKLVQWLNEKHQIGTLDDEIKWLTSRNPSRTCGEILVFLFTSMVYHVWTERNIRRFQGKAVEVRQKIKDIVLELHLAGQNERKWQKELARLKNYPSIV; encoded by the coding sequence ATGGACACTCCTAAACAAGCATGCTGGATAGTGAAAAAAATCTTTGACACTAGGCAATGGTTTCTGGAAAAACACTCAAGAAATGAGCTGGAGCAATACCAAAGAAATGGTAAGTTTAACATCAAAAAGCTATACATTGCAATTAGACCTCAGTTCCAGAAGGTTTGGTGGAAGAAGATCACAACAGGATCGAAAGCAATACCAAAGCATAGATTCATTCTTTGGTTAGCACTTCACAGGAAATTAACCATAGTGGACAGGCTAAGAAGATGGGGCACTATAGTTGACAATGAATGTGTATTATGTGATATAAATGAGGAAGAATCAATGGAGTATTTATGGTTTGGATGCAGATATGCCAAAACAATATGGTCTAAATTGGTTCAGTGGCTGAATGAAAAACATCAGATTGGTACTTTGGATGATGAGATTAAATGGTTGACAAGCAGAAATCCAAGCAGAACCTGTGGAGAAATACTAGTGTTCCTGTTCACATCCATGGTGTATCATGTTTGGACAGAGAGGAACATCAGAAGATTCCAAGGAAAAGCAGTAGAAGTCAGGCAGAAAATCAAAGACATAGTGCTGGAACTGCACCTGGCTGGACAAAATGAAAGGAAATGGCAGAAAGAACTAGCAAGACTAAAGAATTATCCAAGTATAGTATAG